The genomic interval ACATCGTCGACGACGTCTCTGTGTTCGCACGATCCAACCCGCGATTCGCGACGGCCGCGGCAGCTGGTGGCGTGTTGCGCGTTTTGTCCGTCCCACTGACGGGCCGCCAGGAGTCGCAGAGCATCAACTTCTATGGATCATCATCCACCCCGATACGCGATCCGCTGACACTCGCACGCGCCAACCTGCTGAGTCGTGCGGTAGCGATCGTGGATGCCGACGATCGCCCGACCCGGATCGGCGAGACACCCGCGGTCAGGGCAGCGGCCTTGCACCGAGACCTTATCGAGGAAGCGCGGACAGTCGTGATGCGCAGACAGCGCATCACCAAGGAAGACGCCTTCTACTGGCTCGTTGGCCAGTCCCGTCGTGAGAAGCGCAGCATCTTCGCGACTGCGCAAGCAGTCATTCAGGATGCCGGATCGGACAGCCCATGAGGGACACCGAGCACCACAACCTGAGTCTGTCTGAAGGTGTCCAGTACGCGCAATTGACCCCGTCCGACCTCTGGGTTCAGTACTACGCACTCGGTGGCGACGCCGACGAATACGAAGTCGAGGCCTACGCCCTTGGCCTCTTAACCGCCGACAACTACCAGTACAACGTTATTGCACAGGCCATCAACGAGGCGTTCATAGATCGCGGGGCTAATCACCCGGTCGCCTATAGAGATCTCGACCTGACGGACTAACCGACCGTTCCGCGTGAACGTGACGTTGATGCGGCTAGAGCGCTTGAACGTGACGTTCAAGCGGAATGGCAGTGGCAGCGGGCCGCGGGCGTCAGTAGGGGCAGCGCATGTCGCGGACGGCCTGCTCGCCCTTCGCGTCGAGTTCGCGCAGTTCGTCGAGGAAGGTGCCGAAGTGCCGGCGGGGCCGAAAGCCGATTTCGGCGGCGCCCGAAGCGTCCGGCAGCGACGGTCGGCGCGCGATGTTGATC from Mycobacteriales bacterium carries:
- a CDS encoding ANTAR domain-containing protein — protein: MTAQDHLAAVFAAAAGRAETVDRDQVRRDAVEGGLGIAAGLVGCSITERAGPDFRTRVFARDLARALDQRQYDAGIGPCVAATQDGQRHIVDDVSVFARSNPRFATAAAAGGVLRVLSVPLTGRQESQSINFYGSSSTPIRDPLTLARANLLSRAVAIVDADDRPTRIGETPAVRAAALHRDLIEEARTVVMRRQRITKEDAFYWLVGQSRREKRSIFATAQAVIQDAGSDSP